A single Anopheles funestus chromosome 2RL, idAnoFuneDA-416_04, whole genome shotgun sequence DNA region contains:
- the LOC125765680 gene encoding CCHC-type zinc finger nucleic acid binding protein, translated as MMSTNTCFKCDRPGHYARDCQNVGGGGGRGVGGPRDRRDFGRREKCYKCNQMGHFARDCKEDLDRCYRCNGSGHIARDCSLSPDDSCCYNCNQSGHLARNCPEKSDRDMNVSCYNCNKSGHISRNCPSGDKSCYSCGKIGHLSRDCTENKGRD; from the exons ATGATGTCGACTAACACTTGCTTCAAGTGCGACCGTCCCGGTCATTATGCCCGCGACTGCCAGAACGTTGGAGGCGGCGGTGGCCGTGGAGTCGGTGGACCGCGTGACCGTCGGGACTTTGGAAGGCGGGAGAAGTGCTACAAGTGTAACCAGATGGGACACTTTGCTCGCGACTGTAAGGAGGACCTGGACCGGTGCTACCGGTGCAACG GTAGCGGTCATATTGCGCGTGACTGCAGTCTGTCCCCAGATGACTCATGCTGCTACAACTGCAACCAGAGCGGCCATCTGGCCCGCAATTGCCCGGAGAAGAGTGACCGCGACATGAACGTGTCGTGCTACAATTGCAACAAGAGTGGCCACATCTCGCGTAACTGCCCGTCGGGTGACAAGTCGTGCTATAGCTGTGGCAAGATCGGCCACTTGAGTCGCGACTGCACAGAGAACAAGGGTCGGGATTAG
- the LOC125765650 gene encoding transcriptional regulator ATRX-like → MNLNERIISTQLFAQTIDETATTTTSVGSSVGLSVGFVPFVAAATAGLAGPSETAVMLPTDNASGPSTSSSLAKQSAETIHLSSPHHLHPLHAGSSGSSSSVVTSGTLVQQPQHSTPPSTSKATGKSRSLSTGSYITSAHSSAERLTKSNSHTEVHINSSAAGASTSKDNGGCIMPQNKSLEEGRSMIPSAKSSPPVRKPILRKSKKIVRTDSEFLKGNIYEKESSVSSSQYTPTRDRRREQFADYRSSNPSSETHKSTDESSKNISTDEIDTVFSDTMDLEQMEQDYRMHLKNNLQREYKSDSDTLDEVGKKRTPDYNAWKNQSYENTFDVYGKEIVSEQTANGRNHAGNDRATVQASPKGDEHPERPSTSAAPKPDRPTELELGSTSDGGGKSSTSSTNDGPFGHLFEKNLGRFKRMNKLLKCKRFSTSALYEKKSSASGSATASDGKPSFTSPTKSIPNAARSPVKSIHSQSKASISSSKSSLFGSKKSGTGFTFKGKRFLFTGKTSPNKSKSNNEISYYRTKSTKSSKKGSVKNNSTACLNLETTCTSPLSEAFYNTTGSVRLSAMELYEKFCSQDFSGLYKHETVRADTDSHGSGTDSSHYESHRHLGAIRKYRRRNFKLLRQKSEPKFSFRTDTLYEDSYDGVCYHDEKDEEEEYGTEDYNQFLYDEQYYEEDIEHYSIENIYYQRNGLIALPDGSYVQRYPYRMEDEEGDQDEEDEEEEEEEEEEGDEEEELGEEEEDYQGEEEEEEEEEVDENEFDEEDEDELAMEEEEEERRRLQRLQLPPPIELVASMDSDCDEIYLMPQNESDSKKLIIQDFLFHRSNDFDANVSGDDYDIAEVDEEAEEVRDLVQAETEAKQSRMDSCAAEQSDDDFEQDFRMERYAATDKETLTIYKICSKESILESMRGETPERASDNLPHSASMEQYFLKSDCVTTLERTASLDLLSNSSGTLNKSTLTDYAFDTVRNMNLDSCSTSRLSLSLKSEIFEDTTNGGGSGGGPSLAAESITAGTLQDTAACSVESVEAGSEVPRIKSWNIEDFTLTPEESFSDEQLPLDGPCDSDAAKIAELLQERCADSTVQEPHELDHHNGTAEYTIVDLDEEPYMLDPTISEFTSEITKEFDLLFSRAETESLQAAASTSTVESIPQQGPPAPEGPSQLGDVLKLLSDLPTRYSMQMLEHINLDSDGIRIPVREEENGTEPQPPPSPTITSVPKPSASPNPSVPNTQPPESAKPRTLEPSGSGRSFTKMKLRSTHSTGATKTAATTPTAPDITIVTTGVSVQDVAPVPKAGSSDRLKKARSQSLGNLRNKTKCFPL, encoded by the coding sequence TGGCCGGTCCGAGCGAGACAGCCGTAATGTTACCAACCGACAACGCCTCCGGTCCATCAACGTCTTCCAGTCTCGCGAAACAAAGCGCGGAAACGATCCACCTATCATCACCACACCATTTACATCCGCTTCATGCGGGAAGCAGTGGAAGTAGTAGCAGTGTAGTCACATCGGGGACACTCGTACAGCAGCCACAACATTCAACACCACCATCAACCAGCAAAGCAACTGGAAAAAGTCGAAGCTTGAGTACGGGTTCGTACATCACTAGTGCACACTCGAGCGCAGAACGGCTTACCAAATCTAACAGCCACACGGAGGTGCATATAAATAGCAGCGCAGCTGGAGCTTCAACTTCGAAAGATAACGGAGGATGCATAATGCCACAGAATAAATCCTTAGAGGAAGGTCGTTCGATGATACCTTCGGCGAAAAGCTCACCACCTGTCCGAAAGCCTATTCTGCGCAAATCGAAGAAGATCGTTCGTACCGATTCGGAGTTCCTGAAGGGTAATATCTACGAGAAGGAGTCAAGCGTGTCTAGCTCACAGTACACACCGACTAGAGATCGACGGCGGGAACAGTTTGCCGATTATCGCAGCAGTAATCCATCGTCCGAAACGCACAAATCCACTGACGAGAGCTCGAAAAACATATCGACGGATGAGATCGACACCGTGTTCTCGGACACGATGGATCTGGAGCAGATGGAGCAGGACTATCGGATGCATTTGAAGAATAATTTGCAGCGTGAGTATAAGAGCGACAGTGACACGCTGGACGAGGTGGGTAAGAAGCGCACGCCGGACTACAACGCATGGAAGAACCAAAGCTACGAAAATACGTTCGACGTGTACGGGAAGGAAATAGTAAGTGAACAAACGGCAAACGGTAGAAACCATGCTGGAAACGATCGTGCTACAGTGCAAGCATCTCCTAAAGGCGATGAACATCCCGAACGCCCATCTACCTCGGCCGCGCCTAAACCGGATCGACCAACAGAACTCGAACTTGGATCCACctctgatggtggtggtaaatCATCCACATCCTCCACGAACGATGGTCCATTTGGGCATCTGTTCGAGAAGAATTTGGGACGCTTTAAGCGCATGAACAAGTTGCTCAAATGCAAGCGCTTTAGCACGTCGGCTTTGTACGAAAAGAAATCATCGGCGAGTGGAAGTGCGACCGCATCCGATGGCAAACCATCGTTCACTTCACCCACCAAAAGTATCCCAAATGCGGCACGATCACCGGTCAAATCTATCCACTCCCAGTCGAAAGCATCGATCAGTTCATCGAAATCGTCCCTTTTCGGAAGTAAAAAATCGGGCACTGGGTTTACGTTTAAGGGCAAGCGGTTCCTGTTCACTGGCAAGACATCACCCAACAAGTCTAAGTCGAACAACGAGATCAGCTACTATCGTACCAAATCGACCAAAAGCTCTAAGAAAGGTTCGGTGAAGAACAACAGTACGGCGTGCTTGAATCTCGAAACCACCTGTACATCTCCACTGTCTGAAGCTTTTTACAATACGACAGGAAGTGTGCGGTTGAGCGCGATGGAGTTGTACGAGAAGTTTTGCTCGCAGGACTTTAGTGGACTCTACAAACACGAAACTGTACGTGCGGACACGGACAGCCATGGTAGTGGGACGGACTCGAGCCATTACGAGTCGCATCGACATTTGGGAGCGATAAGAAAATACCGGAGGCGTAACTTTAAGCTATTGCGCCAAAAAAGTGAACCCAAGTTCTCGTTTCGCACCGATACACTGTACGAGGACAGCTACGATGGTGTGTGCTATCATGATGAGAAAGACGAAGAGGAAGAGTACGGCACCGAGGATTACAATCAGTTCCTGTACGACGAGCAGTACTATGAGGAGGACATTGAGCATTACAGTATCGAAAACATTTATTACCAAAGAAATGGACTGATAGCGCTACCCGACGGAAGTTATGTACAGCGGTATCCTTATCGTATGGAAGATGAAGAAGGTGATCAGGACGAAGAAgatgaggaggaggaggaagaagaagaggaggaagGTGATGAAGAAGAGGAATTGGGCGAAGAGGAAGAGGATTATCAGggtgaggaggaggaagaagaggaagaggaggtGGATGAGAATGAGTTCGACGAGGAGGATGAAGATGAGTTGGCCatggaggaggaagaggaagagcgAAGACGTCTTCAACGGCTACAACTACCCCCACCGATCGAGCTCGTCGCATCGATGGATTCCGACTGTGACGAGATCTATCTGATGCCACAGAACGAGTCCGATAGCAAGAAGTTGATCATACAGGATTTTCTGTTTCATCGCAGCAACGACTTCGATGCGAATGTGAGCGGAGACGATTACGACATTGCCGAGGTGGACGAGGAAGCGGAAGAAGTGAGAGATTTGGTCCAAGCAGAAACGGAGGCAAAACAATCGCGAATGGATTCGTGTGCCGCAGAGCAGTCGGATGATGATTTTGAGCAAGACTTTCGGATGGAGCGATATGCCGCGACCGACAAAGAAACGCTTACGATCTACAAGATCTGCTCGAAGGAAAGCATACTGGAGTCGATGCGGGGCGAAACCCCGGAACGTGCTTCGGATAATCTACCGCACAGTGCCTCGATGGAGCAGTACTTTCTTAAGTCGGATTGCGTGACGACGCTCGAAAGGACGGCCTCGCTCGATCTGCTGAGCAATTCCAGTGGTACGCTTAACAAATCTACCCTGACGGACTATGCATTCGATACGGTGCGCAATATGAATCTGGACAGCTGCAGTACCTCCCGATTGAGCCTGTCGCTAAAGAGCGAAATCTTCGAGGACACCACTAATGGTGGTGGTTCCGGTGGAGGTCCTTCGCTCGCAGCGGAATCGATCACAGCTGGTACGCTACAGGATACGGCCGCATGTAGCGTAGAATCTGTAGAAGCAGGTTCGGAAGTTCCTCGTATTAAAAGTTGGAACATCGAAGATTTTACCCTCACACCTGAGGAATCTTTCTCCGACGAGCAATTGCCACTGGATGGGCCGTGCGATAGTGATGCGGCAAAGATTGCAGAACTGCTACAGGAGCGATGTGCAGATAGTACCGTACAGGAACCGCACGAACTCGATCACCACAATGGTACGGCCGAGTACACGATCGTCGATCTAGACGAAGAGCCGTACATGTTGGATCCGACAATTTCGGAATTCACATCGGAGATCACGAAAGAGTTTGATTTGCTATTTTCCCGCGCAGAGACGGAATCCTTGCAAGCGGCAGCCTCAACTAGCACGGTGGAGTCCATACCCCAGCAGGGACCTCCTGCGCCCGAGGGTCCTTCGCAACTCGGTGATGTTCTGAAGTTGCTCAGTGATCTTCCGACAAGGTACTCCATGCAGATGCTCGAACACATCAATCTCGACTCGGACGGCATACGTATTCCGGTGCGCGAGGAAGAGAACGGTACAGaaccacaaccaccaccatcacccacGATCACGTCCGTTCCGAAACCATCAGCATCACCGAATCCTTCCGTCCCCAACACTCAACCGCCAGAAAGTGCCAAACCGCGAACACTCGAGCCGAGCGGAAGCGGACGATCGTTCACGAAAATGAAGCTAAGGTCAACGCATTCGACCGGAGCGACGAAAACGGCTGCCACCACACCGACGGCACCGGATATCACAATCGTTACTACCGGCGTGTCAGTACAGGATGTCGCACCGGTCCCAAAGGCTGGCAGTAGCGATCGGCTGAAGAAGGCGCGCAGCCAATCGTTAGGTAACTTACGGAATAAAAccaaatgttttccattatAG